In the genome of Pseudomonas protegens, one region contains:
- the pilH gene encoding twitching motility response regulator PilH → MARILIVDDSPTEMYKLTGMLEKHGHEVLKAENGADGVALAREEKPDAVLMDIVMPGLNGFQATRQLTKDAETSHIPVIIITTKDQETDKVWGTRQGAKDYLTKPVDEETLIKTLNSVLAG, encoded by the coding sequence ATCGTCGATGACTCGCCGACTGAAATGTACAAACTCACCGGCATGCTGGAAAAGCACGGCCATGAAGTGCTCAAGGCCGAAAACGGCGCCGACGGCGTGGCCCTGGCCCGGGAAGAAAAGCCCGATGCGGTGCTGATGGACATCGTCATGCCCGGCCTCAACGGCTTCCAGGCCACCCGCCAGTTGACCAAGGACGCCGAGACCAGCCATATCCCGGTGATCATCATCACCACCAAGGATCAGGAAACCGACAAGGTCTGGGGCACCCGCCAGGGCGCCAAGGACTACCTGACCAAGCCGGTGGACGAAGAGACCCTGATCAAGACCCTGAACAGCGTCCTGGCCGGCTGA
- a CDS encoding chemotaxis protein CheW gives MSETQTAFELLLEIDQRCRLLAADLPSQETRQHGWSGIGFRLGEHWYVAAMGEISEVLHEPRYTLLPGVKPWVKGVANLRGRLLPIMDLCAFFGHELSPLRKQRRVLVVEYKELFAGLLVDEVAGLKHFAQDSLEPGPGDFAIAAINPYLQGQFRSEQLWQVFSPFALARSPAFLEVAA, from the coding sequence ATGAGCGAAACCCAGACCGCCTTCGAGCTGCTGCTGGAAATCGACCAGCGCTGCCGCCTGCTGGCCGCCGACCTGCCGTCCCAGGAAACCCGCCAGCACGGCTGGAGCGGCATCGGCTTCCGCCTCGGGGAGCATTGGTACGTGGCGGCCATGGGCGAAATCAGCGAAGTGCTGCACGAGCCGCGCTACACCCTGCTGCCCGGGGTCAAGCCCTGGGTCAAGGGCGTGGCCAACCTGCGCGGGCGGCTGCTGCCGATCATGGACCTGTGCGCCTTCTTCGGTCATGAGCTCTCGCCCCTGCGCAAGCAGCGGCGGGTGCTGGTGGTGGAGTACAAGGAGCTGTTCGCCGGCCTGCTGGTGGATGAAGTGGCGGGCCTCAAGCATTTTGCCCAGGACAGTCTGGAGCCGGGCCCCGGTGACTTTGCCATTGCGGCGATCAACCCCTACCTGCAGGGGCAGTTTCGCAGCGAGCAGCTCTGGCAGGTCTTCAGCCCCTTCGCCCTGGCCCGCTCGCCGGCGTTCCTGGAGGTGGCGGCGTGA